From one Malus sylvestris chromosome 1, drMalSylv7.2, whole genome shotgun sequence genomic stretch:
- the LOC126628290 gene encoding uncharacterized protein LOC126628290 encodes MALLGDDGRGYELACQLESCNVWRTWLGDSTHAIFAPFLISPSTWEAFMDSKSRPHLHLQLRARALLFDKACVSLFLHPNSSTSSSSSSIAVSKLNPNYLQLHPDDVYFTLDNSSQDGVQVQQRDASVPSKVQSKAAFGAGSRYGESEIDNISLRFKNGELPETWYNQFIERYRMSKPYRLSSVERESEKRTPEEMSAYLKLLESHKKRRVAFKENPNMGYGNPIQDASHMNPSSLLDGSNSVDSETSFFPETMFTFNCVPDSALPPLNRVGDNKKVECYGVLDTLPQIMTRSPVMLERLGIRPEYLSMEQGGILHRGKNASGGNKKCLSQEQATQLSQKVVARMMTNIGFEGTTEVPIDVFSQLLSCHILKLGGSLKLLADSYRKQCSALELLKMFLQTVGYGNFGALVEQVKDGSKNFQQTQQQIHGIQSQLQPQHQNLIRLPQQARQMHPQVQQIAHSKNVPLQQQQQLERMRRRQPSTPRTGMDMEKDRPMVQVKIEAPSELPMDGNAFNSFNSRHPQMQFRQQQIPPMSNLTMSNVHAQSGNQFRQMASQIPQVQAQNMSVLRAPPVKVEGFQELMGGDTSSKHDSDENRLTSPSSK; translated from the exons ATGGCTCTACTTGGGGACGACGGTCGTGGTTACGAACTCGCCTGCCAACTCGAATCCTGCAACGTCTGGCGCACATGGCTCGGCGATTCCACCCACGCCATCTTCGCCCCCTTCCTCATTTCCCCTTCAACCTGGGAAGCTTTCATGGACTCCAAATCTAGGCCTCACCTCCATCTCCAACTCCGCGCTCGAGCTCTTCTTTTCGACAAGGCCTGCGTTTCCCTCTTCCTCCACCCCAattcctccacctcctcctcttcttcttcaatcgCCGTTTCCAAGCTCAATCCCAATT ATTTGCAGCTCCACCCGGACGACGTCTACTTCACTCTAGATAATTCGTCTCAGGATGGGGTTCAAGTTCAACAGCGTGACGCTTCGGTGCCGTCCAAG GTTCAATCTAAAGCAGCTTTTGGTGCTGGATCAAGATATGGAGAATCTGAAATTGATAACATATCATTGAGATTCAAAAATGGAGAGCTGCCTGAAACATGGTATAATCAGTTTATTGAGAGATATAGAATGAGCAAACCCTATAGGTTGTCTTCGGTGGAGCGAGAATCAGAGAAACGTACCCCAGAGGAGATGTCTGCTTACCTTAAGCTTCTTGAGAGTCATAAGAAAAGACGAGTAGCTTTCAAAGAAAATCCAAATATGGGATATGGAAATCCCATCCAAGATGCATCACATATGAATCCAAGTTCTCTTTTAGATGGTAGTAACTCAGTTGATAGTGAAACATCTTTTTTCCCGGAAACAATGTTTACATTCAACTGTGTTCCCGATAGTGCACTTCCACCTTTGAATAGAGTGGGTGACAACAAAAAAGTGGAATGTTATGGAGTTCTTGATACATTGCCTCAGATAATGACTAGGAGTCCCGTTATGCTTGAGAGGCTTGGCATCAGGCCTGAATACCTCAGCATGGAACAAGGAGGAATCTTACATCGCGGAAAAAATGCTTCTGGAGGGAACAAAAAATGTCTTAGTCAAGAGCAAGCAACACAGTTATCTCAAAAGGTAGTAGCTAGGATGATGACAAATATTGGGTTTGAAGGTACTACAGAAGTTCCAATTGATGTTTTTTCTCAGTTACTAAGCTGCCATATCCTGAAGTTGGGTGGCAGCTTGAAACTTCTTGCTGATAGTTACAGAAAGCAGTGCTCAGCCCTTGAACTGCTAAAGATGTTCCTTCAAACTGTGGGATATGG TAATTTTGGTGCTCTGGTGGAGCAAGTCAAAGATGGCTCCAAGAATTTTCAGCAAACTCAGCAGCAAATTCACGGAATCCAGTCTCAGTTGCAGCCACAGCACCAGAATCTTATTCGACTACCCCAACAA GCCCGACAAATGCATCCACAGGTGCAACAAATTGCCCATTCCAAAAACGTGCCTttacagcagcagcagcagttaGAAAGAATGCGAAGACGTCAACCATCCACTCCTCGCACGGGTATGGATATGGAGAAGGATAGACCAATGGTACAGGTCAAGATTGAAGCCCCATCAGAGTTACCCATGGATGGTAATGCCTTCAACAGTTTCAATAGCAGACATCCACAGATGCAGTTCAGGCAGCAGCAAATTCCTCCAATGTCGAATCTTACAATGTCAAATGTCCACGCTCAGTCGGGCAATCAATTTAGACAGATGGCTTCCCAAATTCCTCAAGTCCAAGCACA GAACATGAGTGTTCTGAGGGCTCCACCCGTGAAGGTGGAAGGATTCCAGGAATTGATGGGCGGAGATACTTCATCAAAGCATGACTCCGATGAAAATAGATTGACCTCTCCCTCAAGTAAATAA